Proteins found in one Balneola sp. genomic segment:
- a CDS encoding magnesium chelatase — MNDLHQKVNTLKELRENGWQSISVKEEIRKNLIKAMQEGSPFFEGIHGYEKTVLPQIQHALLSKHDMILLGLRGQAKTKMLRMLVNFLDEYMPIVAGSEINDDPFRPLSIYAKKLIGEKGDDTPIDWVHRSKRYGEKLATPDTTVADLIGDIDPIKAATKKISLSDENAINFGLIPRTNRGIFVINELPDLQPRIQVALLNIMQERDIQIRGFHVRIPLDVSLAFSANPEDYTNRGNIITPLKDRIDAQIITHYPKEMETGINITRQEAWDERGNQISVHIPEVYREIIEQAAFEARNSEYVDQKSGVSTRMTITAMEQAISSAERRAVLNGEQETVLRISDIYHMVPALTGKLELVYEGEQEGVISVAKHIIGKAISTIFKKYFIDPQSRAEKERSTYKPITEWFSNGNEVNLPDVSSDKEYQKELAKVSGLKQLAVNGRAKNSKLEEFAWMDFMLDALHQHSMLSKEDLDDHTSYSDMVGTMFSSFSDLSDEDFSNYDI, encoded by the coding sequence ATGAACGATTTACATCAAAAAGTAAATACACTTAAAGAGCTCAGAGAAAATGGATGGCAATCAATTTCGGTAAAGGAAGAAATTCGAAAGAATTTGATTAAAGCAATGCAAGAAGGGAGTCCCTTCTTTGAGGGGATTCACGGTTACGAGAAAACAGTACTCCCTCAAATTCAACATGCATTGCTTTCGAAGCATGATATGATTCTTTTGGGCCTTAGAGGACAGGCAAAAACTAAGATGCTCCGTATGCTTGTTAACTTTTTGGATGAGTATATGCCAATTGTTGCTGGCTCTGAAATTAATGATGACCCATTTCGGCCATTATCGATCTATGCAAAAAAACTTATTGGCGAAAAGGGGGATGATACCCCAATCGATTGGGTTCACCGTTCAAAAAGGTATGGGGAAAAATTAGCTACACCAGATACTACGGTAGCAGATTTAATAGGCGATATCGATCCGATAAAAGCCGCCACTAAAAAGATAAGCCTTTCCGATGAGAATGCCATTAATTTTGGCCTGATACCCAGGACAAACAGAGGGATTTTTGTAATAAATGAACTCCCTGATTTACAACCCCGAATCCAGGTAGCACTACTCAATATAATGCAGGAAAGAGATATCCAGATTAGAGGTTTTCATGTACGGATTCCATTAGATGTGTCGTTGGCATTTTCAGCAAATCCTGAAGATTATACGAATCGGGGGAATATAATAACTCCGCTTAAAGATAGAATTGATGCCCAAATCATCACCCATTACCCCAAAGAGATGGAGACAGGCATTAACATCACTCGGCAAGAAGCCTGGGATGAAAGAGGAAATCAGATTTCAGTTCATATCCCCGAAGTATATCGGGAGATCATTGAGCAAGCTGCTTTTGAAGCAAGGAATTCGGAATATGTTGATCAGAAGAGTGGGGTTTCAACAAGAATGACAATTACTGCTATGGAACAAGCCATTTCATCAGCAGAGCGAAGGGCTGTATTAAATGGTGAGCAGGAAACAGTACTCAGGATTTCTGATATCTATCATATGGTACCAGCATTGACAGGGAAGTTGGAGTTGGTATATGAAGGTGAGCAGGAAGGAGTTATTAGCGTTGCAAAGCACATCATTGGCAAAGCAATTAGTACGATATTCAAAAAGTATTTTATAGACCCACAATCGCGAGCTGAAAAAGAACGAAGTACTTATAAACCAATTACCGAATGGTTTTCCAATGGAAATGAAGTAAATCTTCCTGATGTCTCTTCTGATAAAGAGTATCAAAAAGAGCTCGCTAAAGTCTCCGGACTAAAACAACTGGCAGTAAATGGTAGGGCTAAGAATAGTAAACTTGAGGAATTTGCCTGGATGGATTTCATGCTGGATGCTCTTCATCAACATTCTATGCTCAGTAAAGAGGATTTAGATGACCATACCTCATACTCCGATATGGTTGGAACTATGTTCTCGTCATTCAGTGATTTAAGTGATGAAGATTTTAGTAATTACGATATATAA
- the rpmE gene encoding 50S ribosomal protein L31 has translation MKKGIHPEYKEITVVLSDGSEIQTRSTLKTKDGVYKSEIDSKNHPFYTKKSFTAKAGRVDRFKRMYDKKN, from the coding sequence ATGAAAAAAGGAATTCACCCAGAATACAAAGAAATTACCGTAGTGCTTAGTGATGGTTCTGAGATTCAAACCAGAAGTACACTAAAAACTAAAGACGGGGTGTACAAGAGTGAGATTGATTCAAAAAACCACCCTTTTTACACTAAGAAGTCGTTTACTGCGAAAGCTGGTCGAGTTGATCGATTCAAGCGTATGTACGACAAAAAGAATTAA
- a CDS encoding MBL fold metallo-hydrolase, whose translation MEIITFQVGPFLENTYLIRAGNESIVIDPGFSSEPEFQQFKRYLSEQNNDLKAVVLTHAHVDHMLGLQRLLKDFEIPVYLNTEDLFLWENFGSQATMFGLRQVGFSFIPEPLPEQALFNIGKFSFECLYTPGHSPDHTSLYFKEEGVLIVGDALFRESIGRTDLYKGDFELLEQSIKEKLYVLPDDTIVYPGHGPDTTIGHEKKKNPFVKA comes from the coding sequence ATGGAGATCATTACATTTCAAGTCGGTCCTTTTCTAGAAAATACCTATCTCATTCGAGCAGGTAATGAATCCATTGTAATAGACCCCGGGTTTTCGTCAGAACCTGAATTCCAGCAGTTTAAACGATATCTATCTGAGCAGAACAATGATCTCAAAGCAGTAGTATTGACCCACGCACATGTAGATCACATGCTAGGTCTTCAGCGTTTACTAAAAGATTTTGAGATCCCTGTTTACCTAAATACTGAGGATCTTTTTTTGTGGGAAAATTTTGGAAGCCAGGCTACGATGTTTGGGTTACGTCAGGTTGGATTTAGTTTTATCCCAGAGCCTTTACCTGAGCAAGCCCTATTTAATATTGGGAAGTTTAGTTTCGAATGTTTGTATACACCAGGTCATTCCCCCGATCATACCTCATTATACTTCAAAGAAGAAGGAGTACTGATAGTAGGTGACGCATTATTTCGAGAAAGTATAGGGAGAACAGATCTGTACAAAGGGGATTTTGAACTTCTCGAACAATCTATCAAAGAGAAGTTATATGTTCTTCCTGACGATACAATAGTGTATCCTGGTCACGGTCCGGACACTACCATCGGGCATGAGAAGAAAAAAAATCCGTTCGTTAAGGCTTAG
- a CDS encoding tetratricopeptide repeat-containing protein has product MQTLPFNIPKSLSSYVEKFETDPEGSTKKLAKLIHKRDPDAVGHFLLAWFYHLQGQNQLAIKEALIAKTYAPGSPLMEHLHYFLIHPELFEARVPSTNYSSQRKLQQASRTSPILDLDRLIELLEEVESQRIQIPLGNEDANDEDLSEDSSDVGDIVSETLAKIHEKQGNRSEAIKMYERLITLNEDKAEIYSSQISKLQED; this is encoded by the coding sequence ATGCAGACGCTCCCATTTAACATACCAAAATCTCTTTCCTCTTATGTAGAGAAGTTTGAAACTGATCCGGAAGGAAGTACTAAAAAACTTGCGAAGTTAATTCACAAAAGAGATCCGGATGCAGTGGGACACTTTTTACTTGCCTGGTTTTACCACCTCCAAGGGCAAAATCAGTTAGCAATTAAAGAAGCATTGATCGCAAAGACTTATGCACCGGGCAGTCCGCTTATGGAGCATCTCCACTATTTCCTTATACACCCAGAGTTGTTTGAAGCCAGGGTGCCCTCAACTAATTATTCTTCTCAACGGAAGCTACAGCAAGCCTCACGAACCTCACCTATACTGGATCTCGATAGGCTTATAGAACTATTGGAAGAAGTTGAGTCGCAGCGGATACAAATTCCTTTGGGTAATGAAGACGCAAATGATGAAGACCTCAGTGAAGATTCTTCGGATGTAGGTGATATTGTTTCGGAAACCCTTGCTAAAATCCATGAGAAGCAAGGAAACAGGAGTGAAGCTATCAAAATGTATGAGCGTTTAATCACTCTTAATGAGGATAAAGCTGAAATTTACAGCTCTCAGATTTCTAAGCTGCAAGAAGACTAA
- a CDS encoding sigma-54-dependent Fis family transcriptional regulator, translating into MDREVFQEQFGLLGSSPAIKQVVDKIMQVSRTDITVLLQGESGVGKDVTARAIHGTSARKSNDIVIVNCGAIPEGIIESELFGHEKGAFTGANEAREGYFEKADGGTIFLDEIGDTPKNIQVKLLRVLENGEFFRVGSSKVKKVDVRLIAATNRDLWQMVQDGSFREDLYYRLDTVQIHLPPLRERQEDIIPIFRKFVQEFSARYDSVFKGFSDEARELLTSYRWPGNIRELRNVAEQLVVLEKSQFIDVERLQKYLKGRQHEGSADNLPMISDFDGAQTSDSGFERRDRELVFRALVELRNDISDVKRMLGNFLYSSITDKDIKALPPASGSTINTEITPHLGIDVGDKPLGMTSIPFSSNDDTTPLFEDEDTDVLDFFGDGQIPSIEETEQFLIKKALEKFDGNRRKASETLGISERTLYRKLDQYGLA; encoded by the coding sequence ATGGATCGCGAAGTATTTCAGGAGCAATTCGGATTATTAGGTAGTTCACCCGCTATTAAGCAGGTAGTGGACAAAATTATGCAAGTTTCCAGAACCGACATTACGGTGTTGCTTCAGGGAGAGAGTGGTGTAGGAAAAGATGTAACCGCACGGGCTATTCATGGCACCAGTGCACGTAAATCTAACGATATTGTAATAGTGAACTGTGGAGCTATTCCAGAAGGAATCATTGAAAGTGAGCTCTTTGGGCACGAAAAAGGAGCATTTACAGGAGCTAATGAAGCACGCGAGGGTTATTTCGAAAAAGCTGATGGAGGAACAATTTTCCTTGACGAAATAGGAGACACTCCGAAAAACATTCAGGTAAAACTCTTACGCGTCCTCGAAAATGGTGAGTTTTTCAGGGTTGGTTCTAGCAAAGTTAAAAAGGTAGATGTTCGACTTATTGCAGCTACAAACAGAGATTTGTGGCAAATGGTACAAGATGGAAGTTTTCGGGAAGATCTATACTACAGGTTAGATACCGTTCAAATCCACCTCCCACCCCTCCGTGAACGACAGGAAGATATCATACCCATTTTTAGGAAGTTCGTTCAGGAATTCTCTGCTCGTTACGATTCTGTATTTAAGGGATTCTCAGATGAAGCTCGAGAGTTACTCACCTCATATAGGTGGCCCGGAAACATCAGAGAGCTTAGAAATGTGGCTGAGCAGCTCGTAGTGCTTGAAAAATCTCAATTTATTGATGTAGAAAGGTTACAGAAGTACTTAAAAGGAAGGCAGCACGAAGGCTCTGCAGATAACCTGCCTATGATTTCAGACTTTGATGGAGCACAAACATCTGATTCAGGTTTTGAGCGAAGAGACAGGGAACTTGTATTTAGAGCTTTGGTTGAGCTTCGCAACGACATAAGTGATGTAAAGCGAATGCTGGGGAACTTTCTGTATTCATCAATTACCGATAAGGATATTAAAGCTCTACCCCCTGCTTCAGGAAGTACAATTAATACAGAGATTACACCGCACCTGGGAATAGATGTTGGTGATAAACCTTTAGGAATGACCTCCATTCCCTTCTCAAGTAATGACGATACCACTCCACTTTTTGAAGATGAAGACACGGATGTGTTGGACTTCTTCGGTGATGGTCAGATTCCCTCAATTGAAGAAACCGAACAATTCCTTATCAAAAAGGCCCTGGAGAAATTTGATGGAAACAGAAGAAAGGCTTCGGAGACCCTGGGGATTAGCGAGCGCACACTTTACCGAAAATTAGATCAGTATGGACTGGCGTAA
- a CDS encoding Lrp/AsnC family transcriptional regulator, translating to MTQLLDEIDIAILNHLQENGRAQRNKIAELVNLSVPSVSERMKKLEERGLIQGYHAILNSKDFNFDITAFLFVQVDGSENYPEFVRKVSNEPEVLECHSITGDGSHLLKVRTKNTASFERLLSTIQSWNGVDKTRSNIVLSSFKETRALPIEQATELIKS from the coding sequence ATGACTCAATTGCTCGATGAAATTGACATCGCCATTCTAAACCACCTTCAGGAAAACGGGCGAGCACAAAGAAACAAAATTGCTGAGCTTGTTAACTTATCGGTGCCTTCCGTTTCCGAAAGAATGAAGAAGCTCGAAGAACGAGGACTTATTCAGGGATATCATGCTATTCTTAACAGTAAGGACTTCAATTTTGATATTACTGCTTTTCTCTTTGTTCAGGTTGATGGGTCAGAAAACTATCCCGAATTTGTTCGCAAGGTATCTAATGAGCCAGAGGTACTCGAATGCCACTCTATAACCGGAGATGGCTCGCACTTACTAAAAGTGAGAACTAAAAATACCGCTTCCTTTGAGCGTCTTCTCTCAACCATTCAATCCTGGAACGGTGTTGACAAGACACGTTCGAATATTGTGCTTTCCAGTTTTAAGGAAACAAGAGCTCTTCCAATAGAACAAGCCACTGAGTTAATAAAGTCGTAG
- a CDS encoding serine--tRNA ligase — protein MLDIGFIKANKELVEQAIVNKGEKDISIVEEVLAKDEEWRSLVHKADSLRSESNTKAKQIGALMGQGKKDEAQAIIAETSSIKEEIKKLEEQEKVLTTEREQMLLRIPNVPHPTVPVGATEEENEVFSTWGAPNQDEWRKPHWEITERYGWVDFERGVKVTGAGFPFYVGPVAQLQRALINYFITEAGKAGYTELQAPFFINEDSARGTGQIPDKEDMMYVIPRDEFFAIPTAEVPVTNFHRDEILKEDELPVQYVCYTPCWRREAGSYGKDVRGLNRLHQFDKVEIVKIVHPETSYEELENLREHSEMLLKALELPFRTLLMCTGDMGFTQSKKYDLEVWSPGQKRWLEVSSCSNFESFQARRMQLRYRKGEKQTEMVHTLNGSALALPRVVASILETYQEENAKVRVPEVLKPYIGREYL, from the coding sequence ATGTTAGATATAGGCTTCATCAAAGCGAATAAAGAGCTGGTTGAACAAGCAATAGTGAATAAAGGTGAAAAGGACATTTCCATAGTTGAGGAAGTGTTAGCTAAAGATGAAGAATGGAGATCTTTAGTTCATAAGGCAGATTCTTTGAGAAGTGAAAGCAATACTAAGGCCAAACAAATTGGGGCGTTAATGGGGCAGGGTAAAAAAGATGAGGCACAAGCTATAATTGCTGAAACTTCTTCAATTAAGGAAGAAATCAAGAAGCTTGAAGAGCAAGAGAAGGTACTTACAACAGAAAGAGAACAGATGCTTCTTAGAATTCCTAATGTTCCACATCCTACCGTTCCTGTAGGTGCGACCGAGGAAGAAAATGAAGTTTTCTCAACATGGGGAGCTCCTAATCAGGATGAATGGCGAAAACCGCATTGGGAAATCACTGAACGCTATGGCTGGGTAGATTTTGAAAGAGGAGTAAAGGTAACTGGCGCTGGGTTTCCGTTTTATGTAGGTCCTGTTGCTCAATTACAACGCGCTCTCATCAATTATTTTATTACTGAAGCGGGAAAAGCAGGATATACCGAATTGCAGGCTCCTTTCTTCATTAATGAGGATTCGGCCAGAGGAACAGGTCAAATTCCTGATAAAGAAGATATGATGTATGTAATCCCCAGAGATGAATTCTTTGCAATACCTACGGCAGAAGTACCGGTCACTAACTTCCATAGAGATGAGATTCTAAAAGAAGATGAGCTTCCGGTACAGTATGTATGTTACACTCCTTGCTGGAGGAGAGAAGCTGGTTCATATGGAAAGGATGTAAGGGGCCTGAATCGCCTACATCAGTTTGATAAAGTAGAGATTGTTAAGATTGTACATCCTGAAACTTCCTATGAAGAGCTTGAAAATTTACGAGAACACTCCGAAATGCTATTAAAAGCATTGGAACTACCTTTCCGCACTTTACTGATGTGTACCGGGGATATGGGTTTTACGCAAAGCAAAAAATATGATTTAGAGGTATGGAGTCCTGGTCAAAAGCGATGGTTGGAGGTGAGTTCTTGTTCAAATTTTGAGAGTTTCCAGGCAAGAAGAATGCAGCTCAGGTATCGAAAAGGAGAAAAGCAGACTGAGATGGTACACACGTTAAATGGATCTGCATTGGCTCTTCCAAGAGTAGTCGCTTCTATTTTAGAAACTTACCAAGAGGAAAATGCTAAGGTTCGAGTACCTGAAGTCTTGAAGCCTTATATCGGTAGGGAATATCTTTAG
- the dusB gene encoding tRNA dihydrouridine synthase DusB, with protein MNIDNIQLPEKPLFLAPMEDVTDSPFRQICREKGADIVFTEFISSEALIRDSDIAIHKMSYSESERPFGIQIFGGREEAMEGAAKVAENNNPDLVDINFGCPVYKVVNKGAGAACLRDLGMMERMAGTVVDAVQNKPVTVKTRLGWDDTTIKIQEVALMLQRIGVKALTVHARTRAQKYKGDARWEWLKKLKDTPGLEIPIIGNGDVTSPELAKKMFDETGVDGVMIGRGAIGNPWIFERSRHYLETGELLPEPTLQERLELTAEQLRKSVEHQGERYGVIIMKKHYGQYLKGIRNGKKLRLELMQFDTMEPILERLLNFKEDEFFVVA; from the coding sequence ATGAACATCGATAATATCCAGCTTCCAGAAAAACCGCTTTTCCTTGCTCCCATGGAGGATGTGACGGATTCTCCATTTCGGCAGATTTGCAGAGAGAAAGGAGCAGATATTGTATTTACCGAGTTCATTAGTTCTGAAGCTCTAATAAGGGACTCGGATATCGCCATTCACAAGATGAGCTATTCCGAGAGTGAGCGCCCTTTTGGGATTCAAATTTTCGGTGGACGGGAAGAGGCTATGGAAGGAGCTGCCAAGGTAGCCGAGAACAACAATCCCGACCTGGTGGATATTAATTTTGGGTGCCCTGTTTATAAAGTCGTTAATAAAGGCGCCGGAGCTGCTTGCTTAAGAGATCTTGGAATGATGGAACGAATGGCTGGTACCGTTGTAGATGCCGTACAAAATAAACCTGTTACCGTAAAAACCAGGCTTGGCTGGGATGATACCACCATAAAAATCCAGGAAGTGGCACTTATGCTTCAACGCATTGGAGTAAAAGCATTAACCGTTCACGCTAGAACAAGAGCTCAGAAATACAAAGGGGATGCCAGGTGGGAATGGCTCAAGAAATTGAAAGACACTCCGGGTCTTGAGATTCCTATCATCGGTAATGGAGATGTAACTTCTCCTGAGTTAGCAAAAAAAATGTTTGATGAAACCGGTGTTGATGGTGTAATGATTGGACGCGGAGCGATCGGTAATCCCTGGATTTTTGAGCGATCCCGCCATTATTTAGAAACAGGTGAATTACTTCCCGAACCTACTTTACAGGAACGCCTGGAACTAACGGCAGAACAGCTTCGAAAATCAGTGGAACATCAAGGGGAACGTTACGGTGTTATCATAATGAAAAAGCATTATGGTCAGTACCTGAAGGGAATCAGGAATGGCAAGAAACTTCGTCTCGAACTCATGCAATTCGATACGATGGAGCCCATTCTAGAACGATTGCTCAATTTTAAGGAAGACGAGTTTTTTGTGGTAGCTTAA
- a CDS encoding class I fructose-bisphosphate aldolase — protein sequence MSIDLGKIEELLGDDASYLLDHKCETISVDRIALPSSTFVDDIWSLSDRNNRVLGNLQWMFEAGRLGNTGFLSILPVDQGIEHSAGASFAKNPDYFDPENIVNLAIEAGCNAVASTFGALRVVARKYAHKIPFVVKINHNELLTYPNTFDQIMYGTIEQAYDMGAAAVGATIYFGSDESNRQIQEVAQAFAYAHELGMATILWCYTRNNAFKVDGVDYHTSADLTGQANHIGTTIGADIIKQKQPTNNGGYKALNAGDSSYGKLDERIYSELTTDHPIDLTRYQVANCFMGRAGLINSGGASGSNDFADAVKTAIINKRAGGMGLISGRKAFQRPIGEGVKLLNMIQDVYLNEEITVA from the coding sequence ATGTCGATTGATTTAGGTAAAATTGAAGAACTATTAGGGGACGATGCTTCCTACTTGTTGGATCACAAATGCGAAACTATAAGTGTTGACAGAATAGCACTACCTTCATCAACTTTTGTGGATGATATTTGGTCGCTTTCAGATAGAAATAACCGTGTATTAGGAAACCTGCAATGGATGTTTGAAGCAGGTCGCTTAGGAAATACTGGTTTCCTTTCCATCCTTCCTGTTGATCAGGGAATTGAGCACTCAGCCGGTGCTTCTTTTGCAAAAAATCCTGATTACTTTGATCCGGAGAATATTGTAAACCTTGCTATTGAAGCAGGATGTAATGCGGTTGCATCGACTTTTGGTGCACTTAGAGTGGTTGCCAGAAAGTATGCTCACAAAATCCCTTTCGTTGTCAAGATCAACCACAACGAATTACTGACCTACCCAAATACTTTCGATCAGATTATGTACGGTACCATTGAGCAGGCTTACGATATGGGAGCTGCTGCTGTTGGTGCTACGATCTATTTTGGTTCAGATGAGTCAAATCGACAAATACAGGAAGTAGCTCAGGCTTTTGCTTATGCTCACGAACTTGGAATGGCAACCATACTTTGGTGCTACACAAGAAATAATGCTTTCAAAGTAGACGGAGTAGATTATCATACTTCAGCTGACTTAACCGGTCAGGCAAATCATATTGGTACAACTATCGGAGCTGATATCATCAAGCAGAAGCAGCCAACTAATAATGGCGGATATAAGGCTCTTAATGCTGGTGATTCAAGCTATGGTAAGTTAGATGAGCGCATTTATTCTGAACTAACTACAGACCACCCAATCGATCTTACCAGATATCAGGTTGCTAACTGCTTCATGGGAAGAGCTGGTTTGATTAATTCTGGCGGTGCTTCTGGCTCTAACGATTTTGCTGATGCAGTTAAAACAGCCATTATTAACAAGCGAGCTGGTGGAATGGGTCTAATTAGTGGCCGTAAAGCATTCCAGCGACCAATTGGAGAAGGCGTAAAGCTTCTTAATATGATCCAGGATGTTTATTTAAATGAAGAGATTACCGTAGCGTAA
- a CDS encoding UPF0104 family protein — protein sequence MAGVIYYTYTPGILEHLLPKRMPGLLIALVVSFLRVWFTAAKFRVLSEGVISWMGSFRIVLTWDFTSAVTPSTIGGAPMATYAMTKEGLKLGEATAIILYSVLLDQIWFAIAIPILLIAGIFYEVVPPEVGLVGEASMLLLYVILLSYASILAYGVLVNPAAIKKVIKAVFKLPILRRYHDKISAEAENLESYAHQLRKKPISFLLKAFFFSTMTWMARIALPTIVILSLLPAPEILSALRSLAMNLTFLVVPTPGGSGGVEGLFVVFQGPLISRESFIGLALFLWRLISYYITIAIGMAATTWYINRQVVESTQKD from the coding sequence ATGGCTGGTGTTATTTATTACACCTATACCCCAGGAATACTTGAGCATCTCCTTCCCAAAAGGATGCCCGGTCTGTTAATAGCGCTTGTTGTCTCATTTTTAAGAGTCTGGTTTACTGCTGCTAAGTTTCGGGTTCTCTCGGAAGGGGTAATAAGCTGGATGGGTTCATTTAGAATTGTACTTACCTGGGATTTTACTTCTGCCGTAACCCCTTCTACAATAGGTGGTGCTCCTATGGCGACCTATGCAATGACTAAAGAAGGTCTCAAACTTGGCGAAGCTACCGCAATCATTCTATACAGTGTATTGCTAGACCAGATTTGGTTTGCTATTGCTATCCCAATTCTGCTAATAGCAGGCATTTTTTATGAAGTTGTACCTCCGGAAGTTGGACTTGTGGGAGAAGCTTCCATGTTATTGCTTTATGTGATTTTGCTAAGCTACGCCAGTATTTTGGCTTATGGAGTGTTGGTAAACCCTGCTGCTATAAAGAAGGTCATTAAAGCAGTATTCAAGCTTCCAATTTTGCGTAGATATCACGATAAGATAAGTGCTGAAGCTGAAAACCTTGAAAGTTATGCGCATCAGCTACGCAAAAAGCCGATAAGCTTTTTGTTAAAGGCATTCTTTTTTTCAACTATGACGTGGATGGCTAGAATTGCTCTACCAACCATTGTTATTCTGAGTTTACTTCCAGCCCCAGAGATTCTTTCCGCACTCCGTAGTCTTGCGATGAACCTGACCTTCTTGGTTGTTCCCACACCTGGTGGTAGCGGAGGTGTTGAGGGATTATTTGTGGTATTCCAGGGGCCGCTAATTTCCAGAGAATCCTTTATTGGGCTCGCTCTCTTCTTGTGGAGGCTCATTAGTTATTATATAACCATTGCAATAGGAATGGCAGCCACTACCTGGTACATAAATCGGCAGGTAGTTGAGAGCACACAAAAAGACTGA
- the radA gene encoding DNA repair protein RadA, translating into MAKTKVQFECSSCGHISPKWLGSCPTCGEWNTFVEVKTTAKSNVEHKAKISGVESSTSPQRLDEIETSEKSRFHSRISEFDRVLGGGFLPGAYILLGGEPGVGKSTLTLQIAKSNPELKILYCAGEESSGQIKQRAERIGVNSSNLSIFNETQVDVIIEEVNKSTPDLLIIDSIQTVYRTELSSMPGSIQQVKECAALFQQVAKKKNVTTIVIGHVTKEGDIAGPRVLEHMVDTVLQFEGDKNYTYRLLRTLKNRFGPAQEVGVFEMFAHGLREVDNPSELFISDTNTEVSGNAIVCTMEGSRPLLIEVQALVTASTYGTPQRTSNGFDRNRLTLLLAVLEKRAGYSFANQDVYLNVAGGFKLTDPGGDVGICCALVSSLMDKPIKEKSVFIGEVGLGGEVRSVPNVDQRLKESKKLGFDGFIVPGKVSNAGVNSISQAIKKALD; encoded by the coding sequence GTGGCTAAAACGAAAGTTCAGTTCGAATGTAGCTCTTGCGGCCATATCTCTCCAAAATGGTTGGGTAGCTGTCCTACTTGTGGTGAATGGAATACCTTTGTTGAAGTTAAAACTACAGCCAAATCTAATGTTGAGCATAAAGCGAAGATTTCAGGGGTTGAAAGTTCAACAAGCCCTCAACGATTAGATGAAATTGAAACTTCTGAGAAGTCCAGGTTTCATTCAAGAATCAGCGAGTTCGATAGAGTTTTGGGAGGAGGGTTTCTACCGGGAGCCTATATTTTATTGGGAGGGGAGCCCGGAGTAGGAAAGAGTACCTTAACCCTTCAAATTGCAAAGTCTAATCCCGAGTTAAAGATTCTGTATTGTGCAGGTGAGGAATCATCAGGACAAATAAAGCAAAGAGCAGAACGAATAGGAGTTAATTCCTCGAACCTGTCGATATTTAATGAAACACAGGTTGACGTTATCATTGAAGAAGTCAATAAAAGTACACCCGATTTATTAATTATTGACTCCATCCAAACGGTATACCGAACGGAGTTATCCAGTATGCCAGGGAGTATTCAACAAGTGAAAGAATGTGCTGCTTTATTCCAACAGGTAGCTAAAAAGAAGAACGTGACTACCATTGTGATTGGTCACGTTACTAAAGAAGGGGATATAGCTGGTCCCAGGGTACTTGAGCATATGGTAGATACTGTGCTTCAGTTTGAAGGGGATAAGAACTATACCTACCGCTTGCTCAGAACGCTAAAAAATCGTTTTGGTCCGGCACAGGAAGTAGGAGTATTTGAAATGTTCGCACATGGTTTGCGTGAAGTGGATAATCCATCTGAACTTTTTATTTCAGATACAAACACCGAAGTAAGTGGGAATGCGATTGTATGTACTATGGAAGGATCAAGGCCTCTTTTGATCGAGGTGCAGGCATTGGTTACGGCATCTACTTATGGAACCCCACAACGCACATCAAATGGATTTGATAGAAACAGGCTTACACTCTTACTAGCCGTTCTAGAAAAAAGAGCTGGATATAGCTTTGCCAATCAGGATGTATACCTTAATGTAGCGGGTGGATTCAAATTAACTGATCCTGGAGGAGATGTTGGTATATGCTGTGCGCTCGTTTCTAGTCTAATGGATAAGCCGATTAAGGAAAAATCGGTATTTATAGGAGAGGTAGGTTTAGGTGGAGAAGTTCGGTCGGTGCCCAATGTAGATCAGCGATTGAAAGAATCTAAGAAGTTGGGCTTTGATGGATTTATCGTTCCAGGAAAAGTTTCCAATGCAGGGGTAAATTCAATTAGTCAGGCTATAAAAAAAGCCTTGGATTAG